One genomic region from Cryptococcus gattii WM276 chromosome C, complete sequence encodes:
- a CDS encoding small GTPase, putative (Similar to TIGR gene model, INSD accession AAW42478.1~Ras-related C3 botulinum toxin substrate 3 (p21-Rac3)) → MALTRNIKCVVVGDGAVGKTCLLISYTTNAFPGEYVPTVFDNYSSQVIVDGMTVSLGLWDTAGQEDYDRLRPLSYPQTDVFLLCFSVVSPASFENVRTKWYPEIQHHSPGTPIILVGTKLDLRDDPAQIEKLRERRQSPIGYTQGSSMANDIKAAKYLECSALTQKNLKAVFDEAIRTVLNPNRRAGKAKKSSGCLLM, encoded by the exons ATGGCTCTTACCAGAAACATCAAAT GTGTTGTCGTTGGCGATGGTGCCGTTGGAAAG ACATGTCTTCTTATCAGCTACACAACCAATGCTTTCCCGGGCGAATATGTCCCAACAGTCTTTGACAACTACTCGAGCCAGGTGATTGTAGATGGTATGACGGTTTCTTTGGGATTGTGGGATACGGCGGGTCAAGAAGATTACGA CCGCCTTCGACCTTTATCCTACCCCCAGACTGATGTCTTCCTTCTCTGTTTTTCCGTCGTCTCACCTGCTTCCTTTGAAAATGTCCGAACTAAA TGGTATCCTGAAATCCAGCACCATT CACCAGGAACGCCTATTATTCTTGTCGGTACCAAGCTCGATTTAAGAGATGACCCTGCGCAGATTGAAAAACTGAGGGAACGAAGGCAATCACCCATCGGATATACCCAA GGCTCATCAATGGCGAACGACATCAAGGCTGCCAAA TACCTCGAATGTTCAGCTTTGACTCAGAAGAACCTCAAAGCTGTTTTTGACGAGGCTATCCGAACAGTCC TCAACCCCAACCGACGGGCGGGCAaagcgaagaagagcagcGGGTGCCTTCTTATGTAA
- a CDS encoding uncharacterized protein (Similar to TIGR gene model, INSD accession AAW42713.1), producing MALPKTLHPALTPDELTFLAENDHVHIVPLFSMTRVRLISGIYGPFRPPSASRVPLWLGLSLKKKRKCRIVPPEWLSVERLQAFLKDEKENSEGFERLPRRFMEISKILLDIASDDLAQPTLLRSLLKDIREVRQAKIRMGLQSEDVLQNDYLQVRPLFPPCLVPRRTSID from the exons ATGGCTCTCCCCAAAACGCTCCACCCCGCACTTACGCCGGACGAGCTCACCTTCCTCGCCGAAAATGACCATGTTCATATAGTCCCGCTCTTCTCCATGACACGAGTCAGGCTCATCAGC GGTATATATGGGCCATTCAGACCGCCTTCGGCTTCTAGAGTCCCGCTGTGGCTAGGGCTATCcctcaagaagaagagaaaatgCAGAATAGTGCCGCCCGAATGGCTCTCGGTCG AGAGATTGCAAGCCTTTCTCAAAGACGAAAAAGAAAACTCTGAAGGGTTCGAGAGATTACCACGGCGGTTCATGGAGATTAGCAAAATCTTGCTGGACAT CGCATCGGACGATTTAGCTCAACCTACTCTTCTCCGATCATTACTAAAAGACATTCGAGAAGTCAGACAGGCAAAAATTAGAATGGGCTTGCAGAGTGAAGATGTCTTGCAAAACGACTATCTTCAGGTACGCCCTTTATTTCCACCGTGTCTAGTGCCTCGGCGAACGTCCATTGACTAG
- a CDS encoding capsular associated protein (Similar to TIGR gene model, INSD accession AAW42480.1) has translation MLREVKVGLDSQSSAPRTFFGVSRRIWLLVAVVLGIFTFSRVLFPSHDPLSSLGVGLLTSKDYLNASASDPAPFDFCPVFGPGDEVAARRGQWGLLRSRLHMGSGARVQRVVQKAMAGLPVTISVLGGSVSSCHGAGNDPVSPGCYPAQFFDWWNSVFPHPASELTNGASRRTDSAYFAYCSTHHLPDHTDLVILEFDASDPNDPEWLAHFELLVRSILVRPDQPAVIVLGHFAPQIQAQNGFAGPELLHTVVAQFYDVPHISAKGVLYGDYLAEPEAARSTFFTDPILANPTGHGLIADVLISYMQSQICAGWAATMGHAFDVPYMGAPAVEDNLAGGSQQHAGTESAEDLESEGGGLAAKLRAIKVPQAMLSDRPSDILKFREVAPFCVSANDLVNPLPPSHFYGAGWHAYHPSKGAAQEEKHYWYAEIGGSKMRVPVTLSAGDVAIYYLQSPAETPLGRAACWVDDNFASAVELSGVSDVQEATPTLTLIDENVAAGPHYVECMLLGKEGEKTAPFKMLGVFGT, from the exons ATGCTTAGAGAAGTCAAGGTCGGACTCGACAGCCAGTCTTCCGCCCCACGCACCTTTTTCG GCGTATCCCGCCGCATATGGCTCCTTGTCGCCGTCGTGCTCGGCATATTCACCTTCTCACGTGTCTTGTTCC CCTCGCATGACCCCCTGTCGTCTCTCGGCGTAGGTCTCCTTACCTCGAAAGACTATCTCAACGCCTCGGCCTCGGATCCTGCACCATTTGACTTTTGTCCTGTATTTGGGCCTGGCGATGAGGTCGCTGCCCGACGAGGACAGTGGGGCTTGCTGAGAAGCAGACTGCACATGGGCAGCGGCGCCCGCGTGCAGAGAGTCGTCCAGAAGGCCATGGCCGGATTGCCCGTGACCATCAGTGTTCTGGGAGGCTCAG TATCTTCATGCCACGGTGCAGGCAACGACCCTGTATCGCCCGGATGCTACCCAGCTCAGTTCTTCGACTGGTGGAACTCGGTTTTCCCCCACCCTGCTTCAGAACTGACAAACGGCGCTTCAAGACGTACCGACTCTGCGTACTTTGCATACTGCTCGACCCACCACTTGCCTGATCACACCGATCTCGTCATTCTCGAGTTTGATGCGTCTGACCCAAA TGACCCCGAGTGGCTCGCTCATTTCGAGTTGCTCGTCAGGAGTATCCTTGTGAGGCCTGATCAGCCTGCAGTGATCGTTTTGGGACACTTTGCGCCTCAAATCCAAGCGCAAAATGGTTTTGCTGGCCCCGAGTTATTACATACAGTGGTGGCTCAGTTCTACGATGTCCCCCATATCAG CGCCAAGGGAGTTTTATATGGTGACTACCTCGCTGAACCCGAAGCGGCCCGAAGCACCTTTTTCACCGACCCTATCCTCGCCAACCCTACCGGCCACGGACTCATTGCCGATGTCCTCATTTCTTACATGCAATCTCAAATATGCGCCGGATGGGCTGCCACTATGGGTCACGCATTCGATGTTCCCTATATGGGGGCACCAGCGGTCGAAGATAATCTCGCTGGCGGATCTCAACAACATGCTGGCACTGAGAGCGCGGAAGATCTCGAGTCCGAAGGAGGTGGCTTGGCCGCCAAGCTGCGAGCGATCAAGGTACCCCAGGCCATGCTTTCTGACCGTCCCAGTGATATTCTCAAGTTCCGAGAAGTTGCGCCTTTCTGTGTCTCTGCAAACGATTTGGTGAACCCTTTGCCCCCAAGTCACTTTTACGGCGCGGGGTGGCATGCGTACCACCCAAGTAAAGGAGCGGCACAGGAAGAAAAACATTACTGGTATGCTGAGATTGGCGGGAGTAAGATGAGAGTGCCAGTGACATTGAGTGCGGGCGATGTGGCTATTTACTATTTACA GAGCCCTGCCGAGACTCCCTTGGGTCGAGCGGCTTGTTGGGTGGACGACAACTTTGCGAGCGCAGTCGAGTTGAGCGGAGTATCTGATGTGCAGGAAGCCACACCTAC ATTGACTTTGATTGACGAGAATGTCGCGGCTGGACCACACTATGTGGAGTGTATGCTGCTCGGtaaggaaggagaaaagacGGCACCTTTCAAGATGCTTGGAGT CTTTGGGACATAG
- a CDS encoding proteasome subunit beta type 2, putative (Similar to TIGR gene model, INSD accession AAW42482.1~Probable proteasome subunit beta type 2), producing MECSFGITGKDYVILASDMGAGRSIIRMKSDENKLKTLGPHLAMAFSGEPGDTNNFAEYIERNMRLYNIRNHFPLLPPAASAWVRRTLAEAIRSRHPYAVNLLLGGFDTTTSKPHLYWIDYLGTKAVVPYAAHGMGVYVSLSTMDKWWYEDMDKREGVDLLRRCIDETEKRLTIKFDFNCILIDKNGIHKVDLSKADPIADIQEHPQETQVEAPHPPIEVGVSA from the exons ATGGAGTGCTCATTCGGTATTACTG GCAAAGACTATGTCATCCTCGCCTCGGACATGGGTGCAGGACGGTCCATCATCCGTATGAAGTCTGACGAGAACAAGCTCAAGACCTTGGGTCCTCATCTCGCCATGGCCTTTAGCGGAGAACCCGGAGATACAAACAACTTTGCCGAGTACATTGAGAGAAATATGCGACTGTACAACATCCG AAACCACTTCCCGCTTCTTCCACCAGCAGCCTCGGCTTGGGTCCGACGTACTCTTGCAGAAGCTATTCGTTCCCGACACCCCTATGCTGTTAACCTCCTTCTTGGTGGATTCGATACCACCACCTCAAAACCCCACTTGTACTGGATCGATTACCTCGGTACCAAGGCTGTTGTACCATACGCCGCACATGGTATGGGTGTGTATGTTAGTTTGAGTACGATGGACAAGTGGTGGTATGAGGATATGGACAAGAGGGAGGGCGTCGACTTGTTGAGAAGGTGTATTGACGAAACTGAGAAGC GTCTCACAATCAAGTTTGACTTTAACTGCATCCTCATTGACAAGAACGGTATCCACAAGGTTGACCTTTCTAAAGCAGACCCCATTGCCGACATCCAAGAACACCCACAAGAAACTCAGGTTGAAGCGCCTCATCCCCCCATAGAAGTTGGCGTATCCGCCTAA
- a CDS encoding golgi-specific brefeldin a-resistance guanine nucleotide exchange factor 1 (bfa-resistant gef 1), putative (Similar to TIGR gene model, INSD accession AAW42484.1~Golgi-specific brefeldin A-resistance guanine nucleotide exchange factor 1 (BFA-resistant GEF 1)): MTPPTDLPPTTLLLQEVQSVTSAMRRNQRWASSSTSYNSYATLPPSLRNKNNGLAGAGNRRGRASLDVGDSVDLMDGSPSTSGPITALALTSLYSIINFVLPLYLTPVPTDFSPSTPLQLALVHITSALSHCRFPSSSPQQDELVLLRLLRVIESLVIPMPMPTINGTMRLGNLLDHMGDESVCELLEVGLGMLARARLGEGVRATAQSCVQSIVTSAFRRLKGLQKGDVDKLLEDAKHYEEKIKVIRKKIESVGQKERHSDEKQAKQEKQETQEQQEKQEQQEQQEKQEKRITELGEKSTEPQVITSMFTPYGLPTILELLRVLIALLDPNDQAHTDSMRLSALAILNTALEVGGLGLANWPELREGVTDEGCKYLFQLTRADSPSLLAQSLRTTSTLFSTLLPYLKPQLELFLSYLIDRLTPSNPAPLPPQFLNLRPDSRPSTPSARTDGRSTPVADASTVESSSTASTPKPVSLLPPAPPETRELMLDCLTQVALRPSFMVDCWVNFDCSTDSEDLFERLIAFLTRGVYPQGPPKGDGSSHVFEGLDSIQLLSLEILLAFVSSMADRLEQGDETWPSEAPTTASLKEAKGRKAVILTGATLFNTKPKNGLAFLEEKGIIVPDPADDGTDEEKRHLAIARFLRHCSRLDKKLLGEFISRPDQLSLLKAYIGLFNFSGKSVADAMRELLETFRLPGEAQPIARITETFAEHFFSFSPPEIADQDAVYVLAYSVIMLNTDLHNPQNRKRMTVEDYRKNLRGVNGGKDFDPAYLEGIHESIKKREIILPEEHAGQHGFEYAWKTLMQRSRTSGPMVICNTSIFDEHMFGLTWRPLISSIAYAFTMSAGDEHVIQKAITGFRQVASLASHYQLHDVFDTIVQSLSSATGLLDDTEEGYQMSNYPVVEKEGQSLTVSPLSIRFGHSYRAQLATVVLFTIANGNGSAICEGWHQIFEMFQTLFLHSLLPARMLQMEDFLAGTSTIPMKTAVPHTPLDRRPEGGLLSTLSSYLLSPYGTGSEGVVVETSEEDVENTLVAVDCLSSCKLEELYAEILNLPVTALIPALRAIRALAESRTTDKLKSRSVQRGETGSPILSPRFEGQLPYDPACVFHLEMMVSLASRSKQNIAETWPIIFEYISELLSSAPSYSVLLIERAVVGLLRLCLVVSEQPELRDQLYIALDVLRSLPSTVLNAVSEQLMAGVALVLEKDATVIKSQTEWNLVIALFRATVAHPEASKVTLAIVQKMAASAKQQEGEDVEEGKGRGLTVDNYGGVVALLDEFATQAGAAAAGRQQQQRRSSVGPQSGSLVPTVERGLTALDSLYELRNVIPTLMASNNMSEQQAFNTFWLPPLLVIGKQCINGCRDIRQRAITYLQRLLLSPQILLGNESTLPIVFDRVLFPVLEELLKPQVYERDPKGLSETRLKAATLLCKIFLQYVVRLVESGSSEAVTGLFVRVLDKLEKFMRGERDLLNEASESLKNVVLVMHSSNLLIPPPSSGDVDERTRDQKGLWEKSAQRIERVLPGFLREAIPPSKPPQKQKQAEQQAEQS, encoded by the exons ATGACGCCGCCTACGGATCTCCCTCCGACGACGCTCCTTCTTCAGGAGGTGCAGTCCGTTACCTCCGCCATGCGCAGGAACCAGCGATGGGCTTCATCTTCGACGTCTTACAACTCATACGCGACCCTTCCACCGTCTCTGAGAAACAAAAACAATGGCCTCGCGGGAGCAGGTAACAGACGAGGTCGAGCAAGCTTGGATGTGGGAGACAGCGTTGATCTTATGGACGG GTCACCCTCAACTTCCGGGCCCATCACTGCCCTCGCGTTAACTTCCCTTTACTCCATAATCAATTTCGTCCTTCCCCTGTACCTTACACCGGTTCCCACAGACTTTTCCCCATCCACACCTCTCCAGCTGGCTCTGGTTCACATTACTTCGGCGCTTTCCCACTGCCGATTCCCAAGTTCATCTCCTCAACAAGATGAGCTCGTTTTACTGAGACTTTTGCGGGTGATCGAGTCATTGGTCATTCCCATGCCCATGCCGACAATCAATGGCACCATGCGACTGGGCAATCTGCTGGACCACATGGGCGATGAAAGTGTCTGTGAGCTGTTGGAGGTAGGGCTTGGTATGTTAGCACGTGCTCGACTAGGTGAAGGAGTTCGAGCGACAGCTCAGAGCTGTGTGCAGAGTATTGTAACGAGCGCCTTCAGGCGCTTAAAAGGATTGCAGAAGGGTGATGTGGATAAGTTGCTGGAAGATGCAAAACACTATGAAGAGAAAATCAAGGTAAtcaggaagaagattgagtCTGTAGGGCAGAAGGAAAGGCATTCGGACGAGAAGCAAGCGAAGCAGGAAAAGCAAGAAACGCAAGAGCAGCAAGAGAAGCAAGAGCAGCAAGAGCAGCaagagaagcaagagaAGAGAATAACTGAACTTGGCGAGAAATCGACCGAGCCTCAGGTGATCACCTCAATGTTCACGCCTTATGGACTCCCTACTATTCTAGAGCTCCTTAGGGTCCTAATCGCCTTACTCGATCCGAACGACCAGGCACATACAGACTCGATGAGATTGTCAGCCCTTGCTATTCTTAATACCGCCTTGGAAGTGGGAGGTCTAGGTCTGGCCAACTGGCCCGAGTTGAGGGAAGGTGTAACGGACGAGGGATGCAAGTATCTTTTCCAG CTTACCCGAGCCGATTCACCATCTCTCCTTGCGCAGTCTCTTCGCACTACATCAACTCTATTCTCCACTCTTCTCCCCTACCTCAAACCTCAACTTGAATTGTTCCTCTCCTACCTCATTGACCGTCTCACACCTTCAAACCCagctcctcttcctccccaaTTTTTGAATCTCCGACCAGATTCTCGCCCTAGTACGCCTAGTGCGAGGACCGACGGCCGCAGCACCCCTGTAGCAGATGCTTCCACTGTCGAGTCCTCCAGCACCGCTTCAACTCCTAAGCCCGTCAGCCTTCTTCCCCCGGCCCCCCCTGAAACTCGAGAACTCATGCTCGACTGTCTTACGCAAGTCGCATTGCGTCCAAGCTTCATGGTAGACTGCTGGGTCAATTTTGACTGCTCGACAGATAGTGAAGACTTGTTTGAAAGGCTGATAGCTTTTTTGACACGTGGAGTATATCCTCAGGGTCCTCCAAAAGGTGACGGATCAAGCCATGTCTTTGAAGGCCTCGACAGCATTCAGCTTCTATCGCTGGAAATTCTCTTAGCTTTTGTGTCATCCATGGCTGACAGGTTGGAACAAGGTGATGAAACATGGCCCTCAGAAGCTCCGACCACCGCCAGTCTCAAGGAAGCAAAAGGACGCAAAGCTGTCATCCTCACTGGCGCAACCTTGTTCAACACAAAGCCCAAGAACGGTCTTGCATTCCTTGAAGAGAAAGGTATAATTGTTCCCGACCCCGCTGATGACGGTACCGACGAAGAAAAACGTCATTTGGCTATCGCCCGTTTCCTTCGTCACTGCTCCCGTCTTGACAAGAAACTTCTAGGCGAATTCATTTCACGTCCCGATCAGCTGAGTTTACTCAAAGCTTACATCGGCTTGTTCAACTTTTCTGGGAAGAGTGTTGCAGACGCCATGCGAGAGTTGCTGGAAACCTTCAGGCTGCCTGGTGAAGCACAACCGATCGCCAGGATTACAGAGACCTTTGCGGAGCactttttttctttttctccaCCAGAGATCGCCGATCAAGATGCAGTGTATGTGCTGGCATACTCAGTGATCATGCTGAACACAGATTTGCATAACCCACAAAATAGA AAACGCATGACAGTTGAAGACTACAGAAAAAACCTCAGAGGGGTGAACGGCGGCAAAGACTTTGATCCGGCATATCTTGAAGGGATTCATGAATCTATCAAGAAACGTGAGATCATTTTGCCAGAAGAGCACGCCGGTCAACATGGTTTTGAATATGCTTGGAAGACGTTGATGCAGCGTTCTCGTACATCAG GCCCGATGGTCATTTGCAATACTTCCATTTTCGATGAGCATATGTTTGGCCTTACTTGGCGTCCTCTAATTTCTTCTATCGCCTACGCTTTCACCATGTCTGCTGGAGACGAGCATGTCATCCAAAAGGCCATCACTGGTTTCCGACAGGTTGCCTCTCTCGCTTCTCACTACCAACTTCATGATGTGTTTGACACTATCGTCCAGTCACTATCGAGCGCCACTGGTTTGTTGGACGATACAGAAGAAGGATATCAGATGTCAAATTACCCAGTGGTTGAAAAAGAGGGGCAGTCTTTGACGGTCTCGCCGTTATCAATCAGATTCGGTCACAGCTACCGCGCGCAACTTGCCACGGTCGTTCTTTTTACCATTGCTAACGGCAACGGCTCAGCGATCTGTGAAGGATGGCATCAGATCTTCGAAATGTTTCAGactctcttccttcattCTCTCTTACCTGCACGCATGCTCCAAATGGAGGATTTCTTGGCGGGCACGTCTACTATTCCGATGAAAACGGCCGTGCCGCACACCCCATTAGACAGGAGACCAGAAGGAGGTCTGCTCTCAACCTTATCTAGCTATCTATTGAGTCCATATGGGACGGGGTCAGAAGGTGTGGTGGTTGAAACgagtgaagaagatgtgGAAAATACTTTGGTCGCGGTGGATTGCTTAAGCTCGTGCAAGCTGGAAGAATTATACGCAGAGATCTT GAATCTTCCTGTAACTGCTCTTATTCCCGCTCTTCGTGCTATTCGAGCGTTAGCAGAGAGTCGCACGACTGATAAGCTCAAATCACGCTCTGTCCAACGGGGCGAGACTGGGTCACCGATACTCTCCCCCAGGTTTGAGGGTCAATTGCCTTATGATCCAGCTTGTGTCTTCCACCTGGAAATGATGGTCAGTCTTGCCAGCAGAAGCAAGCAAAACATTGCCGAAACCTG GCCAATTATCTTTGAATATATCTCTGAACTTCTGTCTTCAGCCCCGTCTTATAGTGTACTTCTTATCGAGCGAGCTGTCGTTGGCTTGTTACGTCTATGTCTGGTCGTATCCGAGCAA CCTGAATTACGAGATCAGCTATACATCGCCTTAGATGTTCTCCGCTCCCTTCCTTCCACAGTCCTCAACGCTGTCTCCGAGCAACTCATGGCTGGCGTAGCTCTGGTTCTTGAGAAAGACGCTACCGTCATCAAATCGCAGACCGAATGGAACCTTGTTATTGCCCTTTTCAGAGCTACTGTTGCCCATCCTGAAGCCAGTAAAGTTACCTTGGCAATTGTGCAAAAGATGGCAGCTTCAGCCAAGCAgcaagaaggtgaagatgtTGAGGAAGGCAAGGGAAGAGGTTTGACAGTGGACAATTATGGAGGAGTAGTAGCTTTGCTGGATGAATTTGCCACGCAGGCCGGAGCAGCTGCTGCGGGAAGACAGCAGCAACAGAGGAGATCGTCTGTGGGACCACAATCTGGAAGCTT GGTCCCGACAGTTGAGCGAGGTCTAACGGCTTTGGATTCATTATACGAGCTCAGGAACGTGATACCCACCCTTATGGCGTCAAATAATATGTCAGAGCAACAAG CGTTCAACACCTTCTGGCTACCACCCCTCCTGGTAATTGGCAAGCAATGTATCAATGGTTGTCGTGACATCCGCCAGCGGGCCATTACTTACCTCCAGCGCCTCCTTTTATCTCCCCAGATCTTGTTGGGTAACGAGTCCACCCTTCCTATTGTGTTCGATCGGGTTCTCTTCCCGGTGCTGGAAGAGTTGCTGAAGCCGCAAGTGTATGAACGTGACCCCAAGGGTCTCTCAGAGACAAGGCTAAAAGCCGCTACATTACTTTGCAAGATTTTCCTGCAGTATGTGGTCAGACTCGTGGAAAGTGGAAGCAGTGAAGCTGTGACTGGTCTCTTTGTGAGAGTCCTGGATAAGCTTGAGAAATTCATGCGTGGAGAACGGGATTTGCTC AACGAAGCAAGTGAATCGCTGAAGAATGTGGTGCTCGTCATGCACTCATCCAATCTTCTTATCCCCCCACCGTCTTCCGGCGACGTAGATGAGCGCACTCGAGACCAGAAGGGGCTTTGGGAGAAGAGTGCACAGAGGATTGAGAGGGTATTGCCCGGGTTCTTGAGGGAGGCTATACCGCCATCCAAACCCCCGCAAAAGCAGAAACAGGCTGAGCAGCAAGCAGAGCAGTCTTAG
- a CDS encoding protein-glutamine gamma-glutamyltransferase, putative (Similar to TIGR gene model, INSD accession AAW42486.1): MPSGAVTSEQIRASDIGTTILKAGGSAADAIIATILAVNTLSPYHSDIGGGGFAIVKQPGDSGQVKCLDFRQCAPEGATPELFKTSRTSTSIGGLAVAVPGELKGLEELHKAYGTLPWSRLFKESIELAEGGMEVRGDLYDYITQEANPPGSSNMRGTWMMEDPTYASLFTKDGQAIPIGSTWKRPEYAATLRKVANEGAIAFYQGEIAKGLVKAVRDRDGVMTVDDLKNYKVKWREPLSTKFKNYTLYAPPAPASGAIWLSVMGMLSQFEFTGYGSVTDLHRLTEALRLAYGQRTALGDPAYVDGVEDKQRDWLTEERIKDRAAMIDENETKEPDYYKPPKVGLEFDNGTSNITATDSSGLTISITTTVGLHWGSRIMVPGYGFVLNGSMDDFSVEGRPNGFGYEPQVTNYVAGGKRPLSSSCPYIITNSNGKTVTSGGAAGGSTIISSNAQVALFVLAYGFSVSQALAANRLHNQILPNVTKVERGSNIRGVRVEGFSEEQVEGLKQKGHVVEWVDKSFSTPCVMVWTDDGWEGDGDPRKHDSGGSVFHE, encoded by the exons ATGCCATCTGGCGCAGTCACCTCGGAACAAATCCGTGCTTCTGATATTGGCACCACCATCCTCAAAGCCGGCGGCTCCGCAGCCGACGCGATCATCGCCACCATCCTCGCCGTCAACACCCTCTCGCCTTACCACTCCGACATAGGCGGTGGCGGGTTTGCTATTGTGAAACAACCTGGCGATTCTGGGCAAGTAAAGTGTTTGGATTTCAGGCAGTGTGCGCCAGAGGGAGCAACACCCGAGTTGTTCAAGACGAGTCGCACGTCGACATCCATAGGCGGGTTGGCAGTGGCTGTCCCCGGAGAGCTCAAGGGTCTCGAGGAATTACACAAGGCGTATGGAACCCTTCCATGGTCGAGATTGTTCAAGGAAAGTATCGAGTTGGCTGAAGGGGGGATGGAAGTGAGAGGCGATCTGTACGAC TATATCACGCAAGAAGCCAATCCTCCTGGATCCAGTAACATGAGAGGTACatggatgatggaagaTCCTACATACGCATCCTTGTTCACAAAAGATGGTCAAGCCATCCCGATTGGAAGTACTTGGAAACGGCCAGAGTACGCAGCGACTCTTCGAAAAGTTGCAAATGAAGGAGCTATCGCTTTCTATCAGGGCGAGATTGCAAAGGGCCTGGTGAAAGCTGTACGAGATCGAGATGGTGTAATGACTGTGGACGATTTGAAGA ACTACAAGGTCAAATGGCGAGAACCTCTTTCGACCAAATTCAAAAACTACACTCTATATGCCCCGCCAGCTCCAGCTTCGGGAGCTATATGGCTCTCAGTCATGGGAATGCTTTCCCAATTTGAATTCACAGGCTACGGTTCCGTTACTGACTTGCATAGGTTGACCGAGGCTCTTCGG CTTGCATATGGCCAAAGAACCGCTCTGGGTGATCCAGCCTATGTGGACGGAGTGGAGGACAAACAGCGAGACTGGTTGACAGAAGAAAGAATCAAAGATAGGGCAGCGATGATCGATGAGAACGAGACCAAAGAGCCCGACTACTATAAACCGCCCAA AGTAGGGCTCGAATTCGACAACGGCACATCCAACATTACGGCTACAGATTCCTCTGGTCTCACCATCTCCATCACTACCACCGTCGGCCTCCATTGGGGATCCAGGATCATGGTACCCGGCTATGGCTTTGTGCTCAACGGTTCCATGGATGATTTCTCAGTTGAAGGGAGACCCAACGGTTTCGGATACGAGCCTCAAGTAACCAACTACG TTGCCGGGGGTAAACGCCCGCTTTCATCCTCTTGTCCTTACATCATCACCAACTCTAACGGCAAGACAGTCACCTCTGGCGGAGCAGCAGGTGGCAGCACCATCATTTCTTCCAATGCCCAAGTAGCTCTTTTCGTCCTCGCATACGGGTTTTCAGTCTCTCAAGCCCTCGCTGCTAATCGTCTACACAATCAAATCTTGCCTAATGTCACGAAGGTTGAGCGAGGGTCCAACATACGAGGTGTTAGAGTTGAAGGATTTTCTGAAGAGCAAGTTGAAGGATTGAAACAAAAGGGCCATGTGGTCGAGTGGGTAGATAAGAGCTTCAGTACACCTTGCGTTATGGTATGGACAGATGATGGCTGGGAAGGGGATGGAGATCCGAGGAAACATGATTCAGGCGGAAGCGTATTTCATGAATAA